A genomic region of Peptoniphilus sp. ING2-D1G contains the following coding sequences:
- the pepT gene encoding Peptidase T (Cleaves the N-terminal amino acid of tripeptides; High confidence in function and specificity), with protein sequence MQKIIDRFLKYTSFETTSDENSSTLPSTKGQLVLGNYLVSELKELGIEDAKIDEYGYVYASLKSNSDKKFPKIGFIAHMDTSPDISGKDVKAKIVHYTGGDIILNEEYRTIEAEFSFLKDLVGEDLIVTDGTTLLGADDKAGIAIIVSAVEYLLENPKIEHGDIKIAFTPDEEIGRGASKFNVPYFDADFAYTFDGGPVGELEYENFNGASAKITIKGKNVHPGSAKDIMINSQLIAMELHSMLPANMRPEHTDNYEGFFLLTSIAGTVEKTEMNYIIRDHSMDKFTDKKNLLLNIVEFLNKKYGADTVEIHLKDSYYNMKEKIEPHMYIIDLAKKSMEDLNIAPKIAPIRGGTDGATLSYMGLPCPNIFTGGYNFHGRNELIPVSSLVKGRDLMLKIIENSENLKIN encoded by the coding sequence ATGCAAAAAATTATAGATAGATTTTTAAAATACACATCCTTTGAGACAACATCAGATGAAAACTCAAGTACCCTTCCCTCCACAAAGGGTCAATTGGTGCTGGGTAATTATCTTGTAAGTGAATTAAAGGAGCTGGGAATTGAAGATGCAAAAATTGATGAATATGGATACGTATATGCTTCATTAAAATCAAACAGCGATAAAAAATTTCCAAAAATCGGATTCATCGCCCATATGGACACATCACCGGACATTTCAGGAAAAGATGTAAAAGCTAAAATAGTCCATTATACCGGTGGGGATATAATCCTAAATGAAGAATATAGGACAATCGAAGCTGAATTTTCATTTTTAAAGGACTTGGTGGGAGAAGATCTCATAGTCACAGACGGTACCACACTATTGGGAGCAGATGACAAGGCGGGCATTGCAATAATAGTTTCCGCTGTGGAATACCTGCTTGAAAACCCGAAAATAGAGCACGGAGATATAAAAATAGCCTTCACTCCCGATGAAGAAATCGGCAGAGGAGCAAGTAAATTCAATGTCCCTTATTTCGATGCGGACTTCGCCTACACCTTTGACGGCGGCCCTGTTGGTGAATTGGAATACGAAAATTTCAACGGAGCAAGTGCAAAAATCACTATCAAAGGCAAAAATGTACACCCCGGCTCAGCAAAGGACATAATGATAAACTCTCAACTTATAGCCATGGAACTGCACTCAATGCTTCCCGCAAACATGAGACCTGAACACACCGATAATTATGAAGGCTTTTTTCTATTGACCTCCATTGCGGGAACCGTTGAAAAAACTGAAATGAACTACATCATAAGAGATCACTCCATGGACAAATTTACCGACAAAAAAAATTTACTTTTAAATATAGTGGAATTTTTAAATAAAAAATACGGAGCAGACACCGTTGAAATCCACTTGAAAGACAGCTACTACAACATGAAAGAAAAAATAGAGCCACATATGTATATAATAGACCTCGCAAAAAAATCCATGGAAGATTTAAACATTGCACCGAAAATCGCTCCCATAAGAGGAGGAACCGACGGAGCTACACTTTCATACATGGGACTTCCTTGCCCAAATATCTTCACAGGCGGATACAACTTCCACGGAAGAAACGAATTAATCCCCGTATCATCCCTTGTAAAGGGCAGAGATTTAATGCTTAAAATAATTGAAAACTCTGAAAATTTAAAAATCAATTGA
- a CDS encoding BadM/Rrf2 family transcriptional regulator (The rrf2-type HTH domain is a DNA-binding, winged helix-turn-helix (wHTH) domain of about 130 residues present in transcription regulators of the rrf2 family. This family of bacterial regulators is named after Desulfovibrio vulgaris rrf2, a regulator of the hmc operon which encodes iron-sulfur-containing proteins as well as other proteins involved in electron transport; High confidence in function and specificity) — protein sequence MRITQETDYAFRILRHLATNEGKVVRAPKISEAEYVPKRFTLRILRKLNLAGITDAKRGANGGFFLKKPKEEITLYDVILAIEGPIVINRCQDPDDPYCSKNCALGRNFSTCRFHNELGKIQSNIIDMFKNLTISNFISA from the coding sequence ATGAGAATTACACAGGAAACAGATTATGCCTTTAGAATACTTCGACATTTAGCTACAAATGAAGGCAAGGTTGTGAGAGCTCCCAAAATTTCTGAAGCTGAATATGTTCCTAAGAGGTTTACCTTAAGAATATTGAGAAAACTCAATCTTGCGGGTATAACCGATGCAAAAAGAGGAGCAAATGGGGGATTTTTTCTAAAGAAGCCGAAGGAAGAGATAACTTTATATGATGTTATATTGGCAATTGAAGGACCTATTGTCATAAACAGATGTCAAGACCCTGATGATCCCTACTGTTCAAAGAACTGTGCATTGGGTAGAAATTTCAGCACGTGTAGATTTCATAATGAGCTTGGAAAAATACAATCTAACATAATTGATATGTTTAAGAACTTAACTATATCAAATTTTATATCGGCGTAG
- a CDS encoding putative oxidoreductase, NAD-binding (C-terminal SAF domain of an uncharacterized family of putative dehydrogenases or oxidoreductases, which are otherwise members of the NAD(P)-dependent Rossmann-fold superfamily; High confidence in function and specificity), whose protein sequence is MFYLKKLLNKYGTINVSVVGTGLMGISLVTQLNLLDNFSPRVVSSRRITSVLSAYERAGVDKNLIKIAYDFDSALSYFNEGFFIATTDSKIAASLGDCVVDCTGDTEEGVKICLQAMESGVDIVSLNVEMDATVGPYLKVLSDRAGVVYSGTAGDEPGAIMELYEFAKFSGFEVLVLGKGKNNKLNNYITNEDVKEEAKSKNLNPRMLTSFIDGTNTMVELNAVCNATGFVPDVRGCHYFKTDKENLASDIDLVENGSKLNSYGVVDFASGVAPGVFAIIRPKAELISAEMKFLSMGVGPNFALYRPYHLTSIETPISIARAVLLKDSTIAPTGKPVAETITIAKRDLKAGEIIGGIGSDDIFGVLEKAQIQKEENLLPIGLVVGKVKMLKDVKKATPIKYEDVCLEENSEIVKIRRRQDKFWVD, encoded by the coding sequence ATGTTTTATTTAAAGAAACTTCTAAATAAATATGGAACTATTAATGTATCTGTGGTAGGGACAGGACTGATGGGAATATCTTTGGTAACTCAACTTAATTTACTGGATAATTTCAGTCCAAGGGTTGTATCTTCAAGAAGAATCACCTCCGTACTTTCCGCCTATGAAAGGGCGGGCGTTGATAAGAATTTAATAAAGATTGCCTATGATTTCGATTCGGCTCTGTCATATTTCAATGAGGGCTTTTTTATTGCAACTACTGATTCAAAGATTGCTGCATCCTTAGGGGATTGCGTTGTGGATTGCACGGGAGATACTGAAGAGGGAGTAAAGATTTGCCTTCAGGCGATGGAATCGGGAGTCGATATTGTAAGTTTAAATGTGGAAATGGATGCTACGGTGGGTCCCTATTTAAAGGTTTTATCCGATAGAGCAGGTGTAGTCTATTCGGGAACTGCGGGAGATGAACCCGGAGCCATTATGGAACTTTATGAGTTTGCGAAATTTTCAGGATTTGAAGTATTGGTTTTAGGAAAGGGCAAAAACAATAAGCTCAATAATTACATTACCAACGAAGATGTAAAAGAAGAAGCAAAGTCAAAAAATTTAAACCCGAGAATGCTTACATCCTTTATAGATGGAACCAATACCATGGTTGAGCTCAATGCCGTATGCAATGCCACGGGATTTGTACCCGATGTAAGAGGGTGTCATTACTTTAAAACCGACAAGGAAAATTTAGCTTCGGACATAGATTTAGTGGAAAATGGCTCCAAACTGAACAGCTACGGAGTGGTAGATTTCGCTTCGGGAGTAGCGCCGGGAGTATTTGCCATCATAAGACCCAAGGCTGAACTTATTTCTGCGGAAATGAAATTTTTATCCATGGGTGTGGGACCTAATTTTGCACTATACAGACCCTATCACCTTACGAGTATAGAAACGCCAATATCAATTGCAAGGGCCGTGTTGTTGAAGGACTCCACCATAGCCCCCACGGGAAAACCCGTTGCCGAAACTATCACCATTGCAAAGAGGGATTTAAAGGCCGGAGAAATAATAGGAGGTATAGGAAGCGATGATATTTTCGGAGTTCTTGAAAAGGCACAAATCCAAAAAGAAGAAAATTTATTGCCCATAGGACTGGTAGTGGGAAAAGTAAAAATGCTTAAGGATGTAAAAAAGGCAACGCCGATAAAGTATGAGGACGTCTGCTTGGAGGAAAATTCTGAAATAGTGAAAATCAGAAGAAGGCAAGATAAATTTTGGGTTGACTAA
- a CDS encoding putative membrane protein (Hypothetical protein) has product MENTNNLFTNLLFLGVLLGLIFYSYKQNKKQNAVAFSVITVLYVIYIFKAWII; this is encoded by the coding sequence ATGGAAAATACAAATAATTTATTTACGAACCTGTTGTTTTTGGGAGTTTTATTGGGGTTGATATTTTACTCCTATAAACAAAACAAAAAACAGAATGCAGTGGCTTTTTCGGTGATAACTGTCCTATATGTAATATATATTTTTAAAGCGTGGATAATATGA
- a CDS encoding putative phosphoserine phosphatase (Phosphoserine phosphatase [Amino acid transport and metabolism]; High confidence in function and specificity), which yields MLNKNSWTDYNYEILKNMIEEYKGDKKQKNFVVTDWDNTAASFDVEENVLLYQILNLKFAFEPDDIEKVLLHEIDDVPDVISKLVERIKDSYKILYKCRENIESIKDTEEYRDFTAGFSYFYFIYVNSLEYGLSSRKFLHVFYKMTEDELRAIAGEAINYFKNFNRKSMEFEMEVDGKRLHTRIQTGLREIPEQVDLINTMRKSNIDVYVCSASCKIVVEEFATSKDFQYGFKRDEIMAMIPLKDGEGRYTLELNKDNLTYLQGKARYLKKLEEKYNKPPVLYMGDSRGDYYALTYPGLKYSLIVDRDDFEMLNKLKELAKSKKFEDTIYMLQPFDKIEGKFISE from the coding sequence ATGCTTAATAAAAATTCGTGGACTGATTATAATTATGAAATTCTCAAAAATATGATTGAAGAGTATAAAGGTGATAAAAAACAAAAAAATTTTGTCGTCACCGATTGGGACAATACTGCAGCCAGCTTTGATGTGGAAGAAAATGTACTGCTCTATCAGATTTTAAATTTAAAATTTGCTTTTGAACCTGATGATATTGAAAAAGTTTTACTTCATGAGATAGATGATGTGCCTGATGTAATCAGTAAACTTGTAGAAAGAATAAAAGACAGCTATAAAATTTTGTATAAATGCAGAGAAAATATTGAAAGCATAAAAGACACCGAAGAATACAGAGATTTCACTGCAGGTTTTTCATATTTTTATTTTATATATGTCAATTCTTTGGAATACGGCCTTTCAAGCAGAAAATTTCTCCATGTGTTCTACAAAATGACTGAAGATGAACTCAGAGCAATTGCAGGAGAGGCTATAAATTATTTTAAAAATTTCAACAGGAAAAGCATGGAATTTGAAATGGAAGTAGACGGCAAAAGACTGCACACAAGAATCCAAACCGGTCTAAGGGAAATTCCCGAACAGGTTGATTTGATAAATACAATGAGAAAAAGCAATATAGATGTCTATGTATGCTCCGCCTCCTGTAAAATTGTAGTGGAAGAATTCGCGACATCAAAGGACTTTCAATACGGATTTAAAAGAGATGAAATCATGGCGATGATTCCACTAAAGGATGGGGAAGGCAGATATACACTTGAACTCAACAAAGATAACTTAACCTACTTGCAGGGAAAAGCGAGATATTTAAAAAAACTTGAGGAAAAATACAACAAACCTCCCGTTCTCTACATGGGAGACAGCAGAGGGGATTACTACGCACTTACTTATCCCGGACTTAAATACTCCTTAATAGTTGACAGGGATGATTTTGAGATGTTAAATAAATTAAAGGAACTGGCAAAAAGCAAAAAATTTGAAGATACAATTTACATGCTTCAACCCTTTGATAAAATAGAAGGGAAATTCATAAGTGAGTGA
- the ileS gene encoding Isoleucine-tRNA ligase (Catalyzes the attachment of isoleucine to tRNA(Ile). As IleRS can inadvertently accommodate and process structurally similar amino acids such as valine, to avoid such errors it has two additional distinct tRNA(Ile)-dependent editing activities. One activity is designated as 'pretransfer' editing and involves the hydrolysis of activated Val-AMP. The other activity is designated 'posttransfer' editing and involves deacylation of mischarged Val-tRNA(Ile); High confidence in function and specificity), which translates to MKVFNELSKEPVKNREAKISEYWKEIDLLHRSVSTRDGKDSYIFYEGPPTANGRPGIHHVMARTLKDFTCRFKTMKGYKVNRKAGWDTHGLPVEIEVEKKLGLKNKQDIEKYGVAKFNEMCKESVFEYEKEWRLLTERMAYLIDLDDPYITLNNDYIESVWHILDKMFKDGLIYEGHKILPYCPRCGTGLASHEVAQGYEEIKTETVVAKFKRKGADEYFLAWTTTPWTLPSNVSLTVHPEVDYVKVRFEDEIYYLAKDLAPRVLEGEYEVLETLKGKDMEFMEYEQLLPFIHTDKKAFYLTCADYVTTEDGTGIVHTAPGFGEDDYQTGRRYGLPVFKPVDEAGKFTDTPWKGIFVMDADHDIIHYLADNDKLFKKQKFLHNYPHCWRCHTPLIYYAHPSWYIEVTKFKDKIIENNNGVNWFPEFVGEKRFGNWLENLNDWAISRSRYWGTPLPVWKCQCGYTESIGSRKELAQKAIEDIDENIELHRPYVDDVHIKCPECGGIMTREPDVIDVWFDSGSMPFAQWHYPFENKENFDKLFPADFICEGIDQTRGWFYSLIAISTYMTGRSPYKNVLVNDLILDKNGKKMSKSLGNTVAPFELFDKYGADVVRWYLMYVSPPWAPTKFDEEGLREIDSKFFRSLRNIYNFFSLYANTDGIDPRQFDVKYEDFDEIDKWLLSKYNNLVKSVNYDMEIFEITRAVRSIQEFVIEDFSNWYIRRNRRRFWKTDVDTDKKAVYKVTYDVLLGSAKMIAPVVPFISEELFRSLTNGESVHLEYYPEADMSMVDAKLEEKMDLVRNLVKLGRASREEVKIKVRQPLSKVIIDGKYKEIVGDLTDLIKEELNVKEVEYRDDLSVFMDYELKPNFKVVGSVLGPKIKPFTAYLKETDSKQLVAKLEEGFVVLNLNGEDTEIHKDYILINIKSKEGFDVMMENNLFVILDTELTPELIKEGLVREFISKVQQLRKSEDLDVLDNIEITYSSDEEVYEALKEHEEFIKSETLAKIITHGEGEGESVDLNGHDAVIKIKKM; encoded by the coding sequence ATGAAGGTATTCAATGAACTTTCAAAGGAACCTGTGAAAAATAGAGAGGCGAAAATTTCAGAGTATTGGAAAGAAATAGACCTTCTCCACAGATCGGTAAGCACAAGAGATGGCAAGGATTCATATATATTTTATGAAGGTCCGCCGACGGCCAACGGTCGTCCTGGAATTCATCACGTAATGGCAAGGACATTAAAGGATTTCACCTGCAGATTTAAGACTATGAAGGGCTACAAAGTAAATAGAAAAGCGGGTTGGGATACACATGGGCTTCCTGTGGAAATTGAAGTGGAAAAGAAGCTCGGGCTTAAAAACAAACAGGACATTGAAAAGTACGGCGTGGCAAAATTCAATGAAATGTGTAAAGAATCCGTATTCGAATATGAAAAGGAATGGAGACTTCTCACGGAGAGAATGGCATACCTCATAGATTTAGATGATCCTTACATCACGCTGAACAACGATTATATCGAATCTGTATGGCATATTCTGGACAAGATGTTTAAAGACGGACTCATATATGAAGGACATAAAATTCTTCCCTACTGTCCGAGATGCGGAACAGGGCTTGCATCTCACGAGGTGGCTCAAGGGTATGAAGAAATAAAAACTGAAACCGTAGTTGCCAAATTTAAGCGCAAGGGCGCAGATGAATACTTTTTAGCATGGACCACCACTCCCTGGACACTTCCTTCAAATGTCAGCTTGACAGTGCATCCCGAAGTGGATTATGTAAAGGTGAGATTTGAAGATGAGATTTATTACCTGGCAAAGGATCTTGCTCCAAGGGTTCTTGAAGGTGAATATGAAGTTTTAGAAACATTAAAGGGCAAGGATATGGAGTTTATGGAATATGAACAACTTTTGCCCTTTATCCATACCGATAAAAAAGCTTTTTATCTGACCTGTGCAGACTATGTAACCACTGAAGACGGTACGGGTATAGTCCATACTGCGCCCGGATTTGGAGAAGATGACTACCAAACGGGAAGAAGATATGGTTTGCCGGTATTTAAGCCGGTGGATGAAGCGGGAAAATTCACCGATACGCCTTGGAAGGGAATCTTCGTAATGGATGCCGACCATGATATAATTCACTATCTGGCAGATAATGATAAATTATTCAAGAAACAAAAATTTCTGCATAATTATCCCCATTGCTGGAGATGTCACACTCCGCTCATTTATTATGCTCACCCGTCATGGTATATAGAAGTGACTAAATTTAAAGATAAGATAATAGAAAATAACAACGGAGTAAATTGGTTCCCTGAATTTGTCGGTGAAAAAAGATTTGGAAACTGGCTTGAAAATCTTAATGACTGGGCGATTTCAAGATCGAGATACTGGGGAACACCTCTTCCGGTATGGAAATGTCAATGCGGATACACGGAATCTATCGGCTCAAGAAAGGAGTTGGCGCAAAAGGCTATTGAAGATATCGATGAAAACATAGAACTTCACAGACCCTATGTGGATGATGTCCATATTAAATGTCCGGAATGTGGAGGAATAATGACAAGAGAACCCGATGTAATAGACGTCTGGTTCGACTCCGGTTCAATGCCCTTTGCACAATGGCACTATCCCTTTGAAAACAAGGAAAACTTTGATAAATTGTTCCCGGCGGACTTCATATGTGAAGGAATCGACCAAACGAGAGGTTGGTTCTATTCTCTAATAGCGATATCAACCTATATGACTGGAAGAAGTCCCTACAAAAACGTTCTTGTAAATGATTTGATTTTGGATAAAAACGGCAAGAAAATGTCGAAGTCCTTGGGAAATACCGTTGCACCCTTTGAATTGTTCGATAAATACGGAGCGGATGTGGTCAGATGGTACCTGATGTATGTATCTCCACCTTGGGCTCCTACAAAATTCGATGAAGAGGGGCTTAGAGAAATAGACTCCAAATTCTTCAGATCCCTTAGAAATATATATAATTTCTTCAGCCTATATGCAAATACTGACGGCATCGATCCGAGACAATTCGATGTAAAATATGAAGATTTTGATGAAATAGATAAATGGCTTCTTTCAAAATACAACAATCTCGTAAAATCGGTAAATTACGATATGGAAATTTTTGAAATCACAAGAGCTGTAAGGTCAATTCAAGAATTTGTAATAGAAGATTTTTCAAATTGGTATATAAGAAGAAACAGAAGAAGATTTTGGAAGACCGATGTGGACACGGATAAAAAGGCGGTTTACAAAGTAACCTATGATGTTTTGCTTGGAAGTGCAAAGATGATCGCTCCGGTAGTGCCTTTCATTTCGGAAGAGTTGTTCAGATCTCTTACAAATGGAGAATCTGTCCATCTTGAATATTATCCTGAAGCCGACATGAGCATGGTAGATGCAAAACTTGAAGAAAAGATGGACCTTGTGAGAAACTTGGTAAAACTGGGTCGCGCTTCAAGAGAAGAAGTTAAAATAAAGGTGCGTCAACCGCTCTCAAAGGTAATAATAGACGGCAAGTACAAGGAAATCGTAGGAGATTTGACAGACTTAATTAAGGAAGAATTAAATGTCAAGGAAGTTGAATACAGAGATGACCTTTCAGTATTTATGGACTATGAATTGAAACCAAATTTCAAAGTCGTAGGTTCCGTGTTGGGGCCTAAGATAAAACCCTTTACCGCTTATCTGAAAGAAACCGACTCAAAACAGCTGGTTGCAAAACTTGAAGAAGGATTTGTAGTCCTTAATTTAAACGGGGAAGACACAGAAATCCACAAAGACTATATATTGATCAACATCAAGTCCAAAGAAGGATTTGATGTAATGATGGAAAACAACCTCTTTGTAATATTGGATACAGAGCTCACACCGGAACTCATCAAAGAAGGACTTGTTCGTGAATTCATATCCAAGGTTCAACAGCTTAGAAAATCCGAAGACTTGGATGTGTTGGACAATATAGAAATAACCTATTCATCAGATGAAGAGGTATACGAAGCCTTGAAGGAACACGAGGAATTCATCAAGTCCGAAACTCTGGCAAAGATTATAACTCATGGGGAAGGCGAAGGCGAATCCGTTGATTTGAACGGACACGATGCAGTAATTAAAATTAAAAAAATGTAG
- a CDS encoding Flavoprotein family protein (The model when searched with a partial length search brings in proteins with a dinucleotide-binding motif (Rossman fold) over the initial 40 residues of the model, including oxidoreductases and dehydrogenases. Partially characterized members include an FAD-binding protein from Bacillus cereus and flavoprotein HI0933 from Haemophilus influenzae [Unknown function, Enzymes of unknown specificity]; High confidence in function and specificity): protein MKVAVVGGGISGCFAAIALKRGGVDVEIIERKDRILKKMLATGNGRCNLTNVKFSKNCYNHPDFVERAFDLNDNYDFINYLKTLGILTVEEELGRIYPVSLKAQSVVNLLLKEIEHLQIPVHLSSPVISIEKKKKFELRTNEEIFHCDVVIFACGGSSAPKFGTDGKSYRLLEDLGHRVKDLHPALTQIKLNSKYLKQLSGVKVQGEIALFCDDEKTVCDFGEILFTDYGVSGPPVLNLSKHVNLYKGRKHIEMPIVNMLKGKETMQEEIISQMYMLDYFSLERFLMGIIDKKLINYVADMVEANKEDTLSSLDDFQRRKLVEILLKSSFEVMGTRGFDNSHVTSGGIDISQIDEKTMESRIIKDLYVIGEALDVDGECGGYNIQWAFSSAMLCVKGIFEK from the coding sequence ATGAAAGTTGCAGTGGTCGGGGGAGGAATCTCCGGATGTTTTGCAGCCATTGCCCTTAAAAGAGGTGGTGTGGATGTGGAAATAATCGAACGCAAGGACAGAATTTTGAAAAAGATGCTTGCCACGGGTAACGGCAGATGTAATCTCACCAATGTCAAATTTTCAAAGAACTGTTATAATCATCCCGATTTTGTGGAGAGGGCCTTTGATTTAAATGATAATTATGATTTTATAAATTATTTAAAAACTTTGGGAATCTTGACTGTAGAAGAAGAGTTGGGAAGAATTTATCCTGTAAGTTTAAAGGCTCAAAGTGTGGTGAACTTGCTTTTAAAGGAAATAGAACACCTGCAAATTCCCGTACATCTTTCTTCACCTGTGATTTCAATTGAAAAAAAGAAAAAGTTTGAACTTAGAACCAATGAAGAGATTTTTCATTGTGATGTGGTGATTTTTGCCTGTGGAGGAAGTTCTGCGCCTAAATTCGGCACTGACGGGAAAAGTTACAGATTGCTTGAGGATTTAGGACATAGAGTTAAGGATTTGCATCCTGCCCTTACTCAAATAAAACTCAACAGCAAATATTTAAAACAACTCAGCGGGGTGAAGGTGCAGGGAGAGATCGCGTTGTTTTGCGATGATGAAAAAACTGTCTGCGATTTTGGAGAAATACTTTTCACCGACTACGGAGTAAGCGGTCCTCCTGTTCTTAATCTGTCAAAGCATGTGAATTTGTACAAAGGGAGAAAACACATAGAAATGCCTATTGTAAATATGCTTAAAGGTAAGGAAACAATGCAAGAGGAGATTATTTCACAGATGTATATGTTGGATTATTTCTCCTTAGAGAGATTTTTAATGGGAATAATAGATAAAAAATTGATAAATTATGTTGCTGATATGGTGGAGGCGAACAAGGAAGATACTTTATCGAGCTTGGATGATTTTCAAAGGAGAAAATTAGTGGAGATATTACTTAAATCATCCTTTGAAGTTATGGGAACAAGGGGTTTTGATAATTCCCATGTGACAAGCGGAGGAATTGATATTTCTCAGATAGATGAAAAAACCATGGAGTCAAGGATTATAAAGGATTTATATGTCATAGGAGAGGCTTTGGATGTAGATGGGGAGTGTGGAGGATACAATATTCAATGGGCCTTCAGCTCCGCAATGTTATGTGTGAAAGGTATATTTGAAAAATAA